The Lutra lutra chromosome 1, mLutLut1.2, whole genome shotgun sequence genomic sequence TGACGCTGTCCGACCTGCTGGCGGGCGCGGCTTATGCCGCCAACATCCTGCTGTCGGGGCCCCTCACGCTGCGCCTGTCGCCCGCGCTCTGGTTCGCCCGTGAAGGTGGCGTCTTCGTGGCGCTCGCCGCGTCCGTGCTGAGCCTCCTGGCCATCGCGCTCGAGCGCCGCCTCACCATGGCCCGCCGAGGACCCGCGCCTGCCGCGCGTCGGGGCCGCTCGCTGGCCATGGCGGCCGCCGCCTGGGGCGTGTCGCTGCTGCTCGGACTGCTGCCGGCGCTCGGCTGGAATTGTCTGGGCCGCCTGGACACCTGCTCCACCGTCCTGCCGCTCTACGCCAAGGCCTACGTGCTCTTCTGCGTGCTCGCCTTCCTCGGCATCCTGGCCGCCATCTGCGCGCTCTACGCGCACATCTACTGCCAGGTGCGCGCCAACGCGCGGCGCCTTCGGGGACGCCCGGGGGCCGCGAGGGGCGCCCCGGGCCGCGCACGCCGCACGCCGCGCTCGCTGGAGCTGTTGCGCACGCTCAGCGTCGTGCTCCTGGCCTTCGTGGCGTGCTGGGgccccctcttcctgctgctcttgcTCGACGTGGCGTGCCCCGCGCGCGCCTGCCCCGTGCTCTTGCAGGCCGACCCCTTCCTGGGCCTGGCCATGGCCAACTCGCTCCTGAACCCCATCATTTACACGCTCACCAACCGCGACCTGCGCTTCGCTCTCTTGCGCCTGGTCTGCTGCGGCCGCCGCCCCTGCCACAGAGGGCAGGATGCCTCCCAGGGCTCCGGGAGCCCCGCTGGGGCTTCGGAAGGCCTGAACCGCTGGCTGCCGCCTGGCTTGGAAGGCAGCTCCAGCCGCTCCGAGCGCTCGTCCCCGCAGCGGGACGGGCTGGACACGAGCGTCTCCGCTGGCGGCCCTGGGGCGCCCATAACCGCCCAGACCCTGGTACCTGCACCGGCCGCCGACTGATGCCCTTTGGCCTGCCGTTACCCTCCCTAAGGGCCGTTtggcagactttttctttttaaataaggaattgATAGGAAAAGCAGCTGAAGATGGTGGCGGCAGAAGAGACAAAGGGAAACGTGTTTTATTTATGCTAAACCTCAGAGCAGTA encodes the following:
- the S1PR5 gene encoding sphingosine 1-phosphate receptor 5; translation: MESGLLRPAPVSEVIVLHYNYTGKLRGARYQPGAGLRADAVVCLAVCALIVLENLAVLFVLGRHPRFHAPMFLLLGSLTLSDLLAGAAYAANILLSGPLTLRLSPALWFAREGGVFVALAASVLSLLAIALERRLTMARRGPAPAARRGRSLAMAAAAWGVSLLLGLLPALGWNCLGRLDTCSTVLPLYAKAYVLFCVLAFLGILAAICALYAHIYCQVRANARRLRGRPGAARGAPGRARRTPRSLELLRTLSVVLLAFVACWGPLFLLLLLDVACPARACPVLLQADPFLGLAMANSLLNPIIYTLTNRDLRFALLRLVCCGRRPCHRGQDASQGSGSPAGASEGLNRWLPPGLEGSSSRSERSSPQRDGLDTSVSAGGPGAPITAQTLVPAPAAD